Within Prosthecobacter sp., the genomic segment ATGTTCTCGTCAGTCTCCAGCATCTTTGGCAACCCGGCGCAGGCCAACTATGCGGCCGCCAATGCCTTCATGGATGCTCTGGCGCATCACCGTCAGGCCGTCGGCCTGCCGGCGCTCGTCATCAACTGGGGTGCTCTTGGCGGCGAAGGTTACGTGGCCCGCAATGAGCGGGTTGCCGAATACCTCGCGCGTCAGGGCACGACGCCATTGTCGCCGGGAGAAGTGACCGGCCTGCTGGACGTATTTCTCTCCGCTGGCGTCACTCAAGGGATGGCGTTGCGGGTGGACTGGGCCAAATGGCGGCAGGCTTTCCGTAGCAGCCAGGACAGTCCTCTGCTGGAACGTATTTTTGCCGCAGGCGTCGAAGGATCGGAGTCCAGCGGAACTAAAAGCGACTGGCGGCGCAAGATTGACTCGGCGGCACCGGAAGAGCGTGCGGATATTGTCGGTCAAGCGCTGCGCGATGTCGTCGGGGCGGTGCTGCGGGTCAAACCGGAGGGCCTGCGCGATGATCAACCGCTCACAGATCTGGGACTTGATTCACTGATGGCCGTCGAGATCGAAAACTCGATCGAGAGTGCCATCGGCGTGGCCTTGCCGCCAGCGAGCTTGATGCGGGCGCGCACGATCGGCCAGATCGTGACATTGATCACGGAACACATGGGCGGCACTACTGCAACCAGCGTCAAACCTACGGCACCGGTGGTATTGCCCGAGGAGTCAGCCGCCACGACAGACGTGGACCTCGAAGTGCTGTCCGACGCAGAAATTGACCGTTTACTGGATGATGTAGCAGCACAGGATGACGCGGAACCACGCTGGAAATACGAGCCTGAAACATCTGCATGTCCCAAGACAACCGAACACGCCTGAAGCAACGGCTTGAGAGCGGGGAAATCCGCCTCAAACCGCTGACATTGCCCCAGCGGGAGCTATGGGAGACATCGCCCGTGCCAGCAGGGGATGTGTCGAACCACATCTGCGCCTTTATTCAGGTGCGGGGCCTGCTGACACCCCAGGGTTGCGAGGCGGCGCTACAGAAGGTGGTGGACCGGCAGGAGGTGTTTCGCCTGTCGTTCCTTCCTGGCAAGGACCAGCCTATGCAGTTGATACGGAAGACCGGCAAGGTGCTGCTGCCGTTCCGTGATCTCACGCCTTCACAACAGCAACCGGAAGCACTGGAAGAACTGTCGCAGGAAATTTTCAGCAAGCCTTTCGATCTGGTTGGCGGGCCGCTCTATCGTGCTGAGGTGCTCCGGCGTGCCGCCGATGACCATGTGCTGGTGGTCGCGATTCATCACGCCATTGCCGACGGCTGGACTTTGGGCGTGTTCGTCCAGGATCTGTTCGCCGCGTACGTGCAGGGACTTAGAGGGCTGCATGACGCACTGCCACCTGTGCCCCTCTCCTACTCGGACTGGGGCGCGACCGAGCGCGCCTATTGGCAGCCTGCGGAATTGGAGCCGCGTGCCACCTTCTGGAAATCCCGTCTGGCTGCAACCAAGCCGCTCTGGAGTCCGCCCACCGGGCCACAAGTGGCATCGGGCGAGCGGAGACGATGGGTTGCGCACATTCCAGCTGATGTCGGTCGCGCGGTGCGGGAACTGGCCCGACGCAATGGCGCGACACTCTTCAGCACGCTTCTGGCCGCGTTTCAAATCACCCTGTCCAAGTGGACGGGCTCCGATGACATCCTCGTTGGCACACCGGTGGCGAACCGAAACAAACAGGCGGTGCGTGAAACGATGGGCTATTGCGCCGGCATCGTGCCGCTGCGCGGTCAGATTGACCGGACGCGCTCGTTCTCTGAGCGTCTTCAGGAGGTGCAGCAGGCAACGGTGGAATCCTTCGCCAATGCCATGCCCTTTGCCGAGCTCGTGCGGGCGCTTGGTATTGCTACATCACCGGGACATAATCCTGTTTTCCAGGTGCGGTTCGCCCTGCAAAACCATCCTGTGCCGGATATTTCGGTCAATGGCGTGTCGCTTCAGTTGCGCATGCGCTCGACGGGCACATGCCGTTTCGATCTGGCATGCGAAATCACCGAAGAGGGCGATTCACTGGAGATGGTATGGCTGTTCCGGCGTGATCTGTTTCCTCTCGACGATATTCAGAACCTGAACCGCCTGTATCTGGCCGTGCTGACAGGCGTTTGCCGCTCGCCCGAAATCTTGACCGCCGCCCTCATGACCACTTTGTGAATCCCATGCAAACGACCGCGAACTTCATCGAGCCGCACGAGCCTCATTGGGTGAGTCGATCGGCCTTCCAGATCGTTGTTGTTCTCTTGTTGGTCATTGAAACAGCGCTGGCGATGGTACTGAACCACGGCGCATCACTTTGGCTGGTGGTGCCGCTGGTGTTGCTTGCCAGTCACCTCATGCACGGGGCGGCGGTTGGCTTTCATGAAGCCACGCATGGTCTGCTCCGACGGAACCGTCGCCTCAATGAAATTGATGGCATCCTCCTTGGAGTCTTCAGCTTCA encodes:
- a CDS encoding condensation domain-containing protein is translated as MSQDNRTRLKQRLESGEIRLKPLTLPQRELWETSPVPAGDVSNHICAFIQVRGLLTPQGCEAALQKVVDRQEVFRLSFLPGKDQPMQLIRKTGKVLLPFRDLTPSQQQPEALEELSQEIFSKPFDLVGGPLYRAEVLRRAADDHVLVVAIHHAIADGWTLGVFVQDLFAAYVQGLRGLHDALPPVPLSYSDWGATERAYWQPAELEPRATFWKSRLAATKPLWSPPTGPQVASGERRRWVAHIPADVGRAVRELARRNGATLFSTLLAAFQITLSKWTGSDDILVGTPVANRNKQAVRETMGYCAGIVPLRGQIDRTRSFSERLQEVQQATVESFANAMPFAELVRALGIATSPGHNPVFQVRFALQNHPVPDISVNGVSLQLRMRSTGTCRFDLACEITEEGDSLEMVWLFRRDLFPLDDIQNLNRLYLAVLTGVCRSPEILTAALMTTL